A window of the bacterium genome harbors these coding sequences:
- a CDS encoding EamA family transporter, which produces MSRLTVKIILAYALLCFIWGSTWIAIKFGLEALTPFFSAGVRFILASILIFALMRFRGVTLQTDKVAIRLYLLMGFFSFVIPFGLVYWAQQFVPSGMAAVLFAVYPFWVVIFSYLRMKEESIGFYKIFRTILGFSGIVVIFSDSFRGDISDYLIGMFAVVLSGTMQAWIAVSIKKFGDHLHHLSMNFVPMVIAGISMTAIAIVAEDLSTIRINEHAVLSILYLAIFGSVVTFTSFYWLIKHINVIILSLIAFITPVVALILGFFLYGEVLSTRHFLGVALVLVGVFGANLGNLLKLRNESIIKSESA; this is translated from the coding sequence TTGAGCAGATTAACGGTAAAAATTATTCTTGCATATGCTTTACTTTGTTTCATCTGGGGCTCAACCTGGATTGCTATAAAGTTCGGACTCGAGGCACTCACTCCATTTTTTTCAGCAGGTGTTCGCTTTATACTTGCTTCAATTCTGATTTTTGCTTTGATGAGATTTAGAGGGGTTACTCTTCAAACAGATAAAGTTGCAATTCGATTATATCTTCTTATGGGATTTTTTTCTTTTGTGATTCCGTTTGGACTAGTTTATTGGGCACAGCAATTTGTTCCTTCTGGAATGGCTGCAGTTTTGTTTGCTGTTTATCCGTTCTGGGTTGTGATTTTTTCCTATTTAAGGATGAAAGAAGAATCCATTGGTTTCTATAAAATTTTTAGGACAATTTTAGGCTTTAGCGGAATCGTAGTTATTTTTTCAGATTCATTCAGAGGTGATATCTCCGATTACCTGATCGGAATGTTTGCAGTTGTACTAAGCGGGACGATGCAGGCATGGATCGCAGTTTCAATTAAGAAGTTTGGAGATCATCTCCATCATCTTTCTATGAATTTTGTTCCGATGGTGATTGCGGGAATTTCAATGACCGCAATTGCAATCGTTGCAGAAGATCTTTCAACCATTAGAATTAATGAGCACGCAGTTTTATCGATTCTCTATCTCGCTATCTTTGGAAGTGTTGTAACGTTCACATCTTTTTACTGGTTGATAAAACATATCAATGTTATAATTCTATCGTTAATAGCATTTATTACTCCGGTTGTTGCGTTAATACTTGGCTTCTTTCTTTACGGAGAAGTTCTGTCGACAAGACATTTCCTTGGTGTTGCATTGGTTCTTGTCGGGGTTTTCGGTGCAAACCTAGGTAATCTTCTGAAATTAAGAAATGAGTCAATAATCAAATCTGAATCAGCATAA
- the pgeF gene encoding peptidoglycan editing factor PgeF, translating into MLIIKPSVFNQFPEIIFGFSTRYGQDSEAPYYFNLSFSVGDDKEKVDQNRKMFFNELGLNEEMVSYQKQVHEDKINFVDTYGSCGESDALITKSKNLGLAISSADCPAIFIYDPLKKVIAAVHSGWKGTEKKILAKTIKRLSVEFSCITSDLICYIGPSISQKNYEVGEEVAKKFDEQFILTRENKHYLDIAGVNFNMLVNEGVKKINIQVSKLCSYEYSKLLHSYRRDGIQSGRALGIIAIKE; encoded by the coding sequence ATGCTCATCATCAAACCATCTGTTTTTAATCAGTTTCCGGAAATTATATTTGGATTTTCAACCAGGTACGGACAAGATTCGGAAGCACCATATTATTTTAACTTATCTTTCAGTGTCGGAGATGATAAAGAAAAAGTTGATCAAAACAGAAAAATGTTTTTTAACGAGCTTGGTTTGAATGAAGAGATGGTCAGCTACCAGAAGCAGGTGCATGAAGATAAAATAAATTTTGTTGATACTTACGGAAGCTGCGGTGAAAGTGATGCTCTGATCACGAAATCCAAAAATCTTGGATTAGCAATCAGCAGCGCTGATTGTCCTGCTATCTTTATTTACGATCCTTTGAAAAAAGTAATTGCCGCTGTTCATTCAGGATGGAAGGGAACAGAGAAGAAAATTCTTGCTAAAACAATTAAAAGATTGTCAGTCGAATTTTCCTGCATCACTTCTGATTTAATTTGTTATATCGGGCCATCGATCTCGCAGAAAAATTATGAAGTTGGTGAAGAAGTTGCGAAAAAGTTTGATGAACAATTCATTCTCACAAGAGAAAATAAACATTATCTGGATATTGCTGGTGTTAATTTCAATATGCTAGTAAATGAGGGAGTTAAAAAAATAAATATTCAGGTTTCAAAATTGTGCAGTTATGAATATTCCAAACTGCTGCATTCATACAGACGGGATGGAATTCAATCTGGCAGGGCACTTGGTATAATCGCAATAAAGGAATGA
- the surE gene encoding 5'/3'-nucleotidase SurE, with amino-acid sequence MKILVTNDDGIYSAGIAALAEALKEIAEVIVVAPSEEQSAVGHGITMKYPLRVFNYHKNGNFFGYAVEGTPADCVKMGIRNIMGESPDLVISGINHGSNTAINIIYSGTVSAAREAAIMDVPAIAISVTSHEAKDFRYAGKVAKYLAQKIAKFDLPRGTLINVNVPNLPEEEIAGILVTKQSKAKWDDIYEKRTDPFGKDYYWLTGKLVEIENENHTDQNAIKNKYVSVTPIHFDLTDYDTYEKMKSWNIEKNFNEKAD; translated from the coding sequence TTGAAAATATTAGTAACTAATGATGATGGGATTTACTCGGCGGGGATTGCAGCATTAGCCGAAGCATTAAAAGAAATTGCCGAAGTAATTGTAGTTGCTCCAAGCGAGGAACAAAGTGCAGTCGGACATGGAATAACTATGAAATATCCGTTGAGAGTATTTAATTATCATAAGAACGGAAACTTTTTCGGTTATGCAGTTGAAGGAACTCCTGCTGATTGTGTGAAGATGGGAATACGAAATATTATGGGCGAATCTCCTGACCTTGTTATTTCAGGAATTAACCACGGCTCAAATACAGCGATTAATATAATTTATTCTGGAACTGTATCTGCTGCACGGGAAGCCGCTATTATGGATGTGCCCGCAATAGCCATTTCAGTTACAAGTCACGAAGCAAAAGATTTCCGGTATGCAGGAAAAGTTGCTAAGTACCTCGCTCAAAAAATAGCTAAGTTTGATTTACCAAGAGGCACTTTGATTAACGTAAATGTTCCGAATCTACCTGAAGAAGAAATCGCAGGCATTCTTGTTACAAAACAAAGTAAAGCAAAATGGGATGATATATACGAAAAGAGAACTGATCCTTTCGGTAAAGATTATTACTGGCTTACTGGGAAACTTGTTGAAATTGAAAATGAAAATCATACTGACCAGAATGCAATCAAAAATAAATATGTCTCCGTCACTCCAATCCATTTTGATCTTACCGACTACGATACTTACGAAAAAATGAAAAGCTGGAACATAGAAAAGAACTTCAATGAAAAAGCTGATTGA
- a CDS encoding PhzF family phenazine biosynthesis protein, which yields MKKLIDVCQIDAFTDEPFRGNPAGVVFSDGLTNEEMQLIAREFNLSETAFISSSNEADFNLRWFTPKVEVKLCGHATIASIHYLLHQGKIKNNSSFTVSTLSGILKCSTNNGNYSLTIPIPELKLFQGNKAEIIKALNGEKVINPEKFPFILDDGGYLYIYVSSLKDLMNIKPDFKKLMDLSTARKGFDAFTLFTTETIEKENNAHLRFFTPYYGIDEDPVTGSANGPLLLVLRMLGLIEKDIEGKIFTFEQGDVLGRKGRIDVSYSPSKNELSVAGKAVTIFKGELYF from the coding sequence ATGAAAAAGCTGATTGATGTCTGTCAGATTGATGCTTTCACCGATGAACCATTCAGAGGAAATCCTGCAGGCGTAGTTTTTTCAGATGGACTAACCAATGAAGAAATGCAGCTGATCGCTCGCGAGTTCAATCTTTCTGAGACTGCATTTATATCTTCGTCCAACGAGGCAGATTTCAATCTGAGATGGTTCACTCCAAAAGTAGAAGTGAAACTTTGCGGTCATGCGACAATAGCTTCCATTCATTACCTATTGCATCAAGGCAAAATTAAAAACAATTCAAGCTTTACTGTCAGCACTCTTTCCGGAATACTCAAATGCAGTACAAATAATGGAAATTATTCATTAACTATTCCCATACCCGAATTAAAATTATTCCAAGGGAACAAAGCGGAAATTATTAAAGCCCTTAACGGTGAGAAAGTAATCAATCCTGAAAAATTCCCTTTTATTCTTGACGATGGAGGATATCTTTACATTTATGTTTCTTCATTAAAAGATCTAATGAACATAAAACCTGACTTCAAAAAATTGATGGACTTATCTACCGCAAGAAAAGGATTTGATGCTTTCACTCTTTTCACAACTGAAACAATTGAAAAAGAAAACAATGCACATTTGCGTTTCTTTACTCCTTATTACGGAATTGACGAAGATCCTGTAACAGGTTCTGCAAATGGACCTTTACTTCTTGTACTGCGTATGTTAGGCTTAATTGAGAAGGACATTGAAGGGAAAATCTTCACTTTCGAACAAGGCGATGTTCTTGGCAGAAAAGGCAGAATTGATGTTTCTTATTCTCCTTCTAAAAATGAATTGTCAGTAGCGGGAAAGGCTGTAACAATTTTCAAGGGAGAACTTTATTTCTGA
- a CDS encoding VWA domain-containing protein encodes MFGYEDVQISLAFSGVYLFIALILIAIYSVYVYRYTIPQIQPFKKILLVTIRVLALLVLCLILFEPILNLSKKLTLEPANLVFIDNSRSIQIDDGTNRLSTVRKIISDFSDRTSESNLTYFEFGNSVKPIGVDSIDKIDFADGATNLQDVFSELQNSEENVASITIISDGVITSGSNPYYDAINTGIPVFSVGIGDTTQRTDVELKKVLHNDIIYAETPTSILATVSNKGFAGELITATLYEDNKFTSQQTVNLSSSGIQNINFDYKPQSSGEKKLSIQLSSLKGEFTTANNKQVFYVNVLSNKIKVLLLASSPNADLTFIKNSLMRDENIQVNSIVQISRDKFQGNLNYNLVDSADVLFLIGFPADATPEELLNRVITKIREKKTPFFVTLSSGISLNRISRFGNDLPFTIAQSFSGFKEVQPYILPEQISNPIFKQVEKNPLENWNNLPPVLQPNAIFSSRVESKALAQIKLNNNVTNSPLIISSSFSGRRSIGVLAKDIWKWKLQVAPKGLDLFDSFIVNSLRWLRAGEDQKLVNVKTSKKNYSQGERIEFTAEVFDESLDPVSDAGIKIKISSLANNYETDMQNVGSGLYEGSIIINEPGDFNFSAEATVDNRILGKDNGSFNIGEIDIEMVNPVMNYSFLNLIANETSGEFYFADDYQPLLAKLKELKINSSKEKVITSEFALWSDTWLLIIAVLLFSLEWFIRKRNGML; translated from the coding sequence ATGTTCGGATATGAAGATGTACAAATATCTCTGGCATTTTCCGGTGTCTATCTTTTTATTGCATTAATACTAATTGCGATATACTCGGTTTATGTTTATCGATATACTATCCCACAAATTCAACCCTTCAAAAAAATATTGCTCGTGACTATTCGTGTTCTGGCTCTGTTAGTTTTGTGCCTGATACTCTTCGAACCGATACTAAACCTGAGCAAAAAATTAACGCTCGAACCTGCCAATCTTGTTTTTATCGATAACTCCAGATCAATCCAGATTGATGACGGAACTAATAGGCTTTCAACTGTAAGAAAAATAATTAGCGACTTTTCAGATAGGACATCCGAAAGCAATTTGACTTATTTTGAATTTGGAAATTCTGTTAAGCCCATTGGTGTTGATAGTATTGATAAAATAGATTTTGCTGATGGCGCAACAAATTTACAGGATGTATTTAGCGAACTTCAAAACTCAGAAGAGAATGTCGCTTCCATTACAATTATTAGTGATGGAGTTATAACTTCAGGAAGCAATCCATATTATGATGCAATAAATACAGGAATACCAGTATTTTCTGTTGGAATTGGAGATACAACTCAACGCACAGATGTTGAATTAAAAAAGGTTTTGCACAACGATATAATTTATGCCGAAACGCCAACAAGCATTCTCGCTACTGTTTCAAATAAAGGTTTTGCGGGAGAATTAATCACAGCCACACTTTACGAGGATAATAAATTCACTTCTCAGCAGACAGTAAATCTGAGTTCTTCAGGGATTCAGAATATTAATTTCGATTATAAACCTCAAAGCAGCGGAGAAAAAAAATTAAGTATTCAATTATCTTCGCTTAAAGGTGAGTTTACCACTGCAAACAACAAGCAGGTATTTTATGTAAATGTACTCTCGAATAAAATTAAGGTGCTCTTACTTGCATCAAGTCCAAATGCAGATCTGACTTTTATTAAAAATTCTCTGATGAGAGATGAAAACATTCAAGTAAATTCTATTGTGCAAATATCGAGAGATAAATTCCAGGGAAACTTGAACTACAATCTTGTTGATAGCGCTGATGTTTTATTTCTGATTGGCTTTCCAGCCGATGCAACGCCGGAGGAATTATTAAATCGTGTAATTACAAAAATCAGAGAAAAGAAAACTCCTTTCTTTGTAACTCTTTCTTCCGGTATCAGTTTAAATAGAATTTCAAGATTTGGAAACGATTTACCTTTTACAATCGCACAATCGTTCAGTGGTTTTAAAGAAGTTCAGCCGTACATTTTGCCCGAGCAAATCTCTAATCCGATCTTTAAGCAAGTTGAAAAGAATCCCCTGGAGAACTGGAATAATCTGCCGCCAGTTTTACAGCCGAATGCAATATTTTCTTCAAGAGTTGAAAGTAAAGCACTCGCACAGATAAAGTTAAACAACAACGTAACTAACTCGCCTTTGATTATTTCCAGCAGTTTCAGTGGAAGAAGGTCAATTGGAGTTCTGGCAAAAGATATATGGAAATGGAAATTGCAGGTTGCACCAAAAGGTCTTGATTTGTTCGACAGCTTTATAGTCAATTCTTTACGCTGGTTAAGAGCAGGTGAAGATCAGAAATTAGTTAATGTGAAAACCTCAAAGAAAAATTATTCGCAGGGTGAGAGAATTGAGTTTACCGCTGAAGTATTTGATGAATCGTTGGATCCTGTTTCAGATGCCGGGATTAAAATCAAGATTTCATCTCTAGCAAATAATTACGAAACTGATATGCAGAATGTCGGTTCGGGATTGTATGAAGGATCAATAATCATCAACGAACCGGGCGATTTTAATTTTTCAGCTGAAGCAACTGTAGATAACCGGATTTTAGGAAAGGATAATGGCAGCTTTAATATTGGCGAGATTGATATCGAAATGGTAAATCCTGTAATGAACTACTCATTTTTAAATTTGATCGCAAACGAAACCAGCGGAGAATTTTACTTTGCAGATGATTACCAGCCGTTGCTGGCCAAGCTTAAAGAGCTCAAAATAAATTCATCAAAAGAAAAAGTGATTACCTCTGAATTCGCACTTTGGTCAGACACCTGGCTTCTCATTATCGCTGTGCTTTTATTTTCGCTTGAATGGTTTATCCGTAAAAGAAATGGAATGCTATAA
- a CDS encoding ComF family protein: protein MIAAATYLIDFFLPRFCPGCNKKLLPKEKPVCDECLSSLLVTDEEKLSSEFDKNFSSSNYVDDYFAAYIFEIDKTLQHIIHALKYKKQFKLGIFLGELIGEKVKALNWQFDLILPVPIHHLKKAERGFNQSDFLAKGLSKSLRIPYSTGFVKRTRHTDSQTRLNMKERSKNVADAFKVRKSKKVANKNILVVDDVCTTGATILECAKTLKNAGALRVFACTVGTTSFEQEYATFSQVHLLQE from the coding sequence ATGATAGCAGCTGCTACATACCTTATTGATTTTTTCCTGCCGAGATTTTGCCCCGGATGCAACAAGAAATTACTGCCTAAAGAAAAACCTGTCTGTGACGAATGTTTAAGCAGCTTATTAGTTACTGATGAAGAAAAACTTTCCAGCGAATTTGATAAGAACTTTTCTTCCTCAAATTATGTCGATGACTATTTCGCTGCCTACATTTTTGAGATTGACAAGACGCTTCAACATATTATCCATGCCTTGAAATATAAGAAGCAGTTTAAACTTGGTATTTTTTTAGGTGAATTAATCGGTGAAAAAGTAAAAGCACTTAACTGGCAATTTGATTTGATATTGCCGGTTCCAATCCATCATCTAAAAAAGGCTGAGAGAGGCTTTAACCAATCAGACTTTCTTGCAAAGGGTTTGTCCAAATCACTTCGAATTCCGTACTCAACTGGTTTCGTAAAACGAACAAGACATACTGACTCGCAAACAAGATTAAATATGAAAGAAAGATCAAAGAATGTAGCTGATGCTTTTAAAGTTCGAAAGTCAAAAAAAGTTGCAAATAAAAATATTCTGGTTGTAGATGATGTATGTACGACTGGTGCAACAATTCTTGAATGTGCAAAAACACTTAAGAATGCCGGAGCTTTGAGAGTATTTGCGTGTACAGTCGGAACGACATCATTTGAGCAGGAATATGCTACATTTTCTCAGGTGCACTTACTCCAAGAATAG
- the rsfS gene encoding ribosome silencing factor encodes MNSTDLANHISEVIFTKKGSNVLKVDLRKLVTFTDYFVICSADSDTQVKAIADQIDKVLSDEGIRCWHREGLKALSWVLLDYVDVVVHIFKKEARDFYNLEKLWGDAPSEMMKDPAEKNVVAAKR; translated from the coding sequence TTGAACTCAACAGATTTAGCTAACCACATCTCAGAAGTTATTTTCACAAAGAAAGGTTCAAATGTTCTAAAAGTTGATCTTCGGAAACTTGTGACCTTTACAGATTATTTTGTGATTTGCTCTGCTGATTCCGATACTCAGGTAAAAGCAATAGCTGATCAGATTGATAAAGTGCTTTCTGATGAAGGGATCAGGTGCTGGCACAGAGAAGGGCTTAAAGCGCTCAGCTGGGTATTGTTGGATTATGTTGATGTTGTTGTTCATATCTTTAAAAAAGAAGCTCGTGACTTTTACAACCTCGAAAAGCTTTGGGGAGATGCCCCCTCTGAAATGATGAAGGATCCGGCAGAAAAAAATGTAGTTGCTGCCAAACGATGA
- a CDS encoding LytR C-terminal domain-containing protein, which translates to MSSDTKKASSSKNLILNISILVLILINSVLAYTVFNTVSDKYFNSGPDLSIDSTKARIQVEVLNGCGVTGIAEKLTDHLRANKIDVVNLGNYRSFEIENSIIISRNEKILNAEKVAAIVGLDRSRIIQQINPDYLLDVTFILGRDYRNLIPIKKR; encoded by the coding sequence ATTTCAAGCGATACTAAAAAAGCAAGCTCATCTAAAAATCTTATCTTAAATATTTCAATCCTTGTTCTGATTCTAATTAATTCTGTTTTAGCTTATACTGTTTTTAACACTGTATCTGATAAATACTTTAACTCAGGTCCTGATTTATCAATAGACAGCACGAAAGCAAGAATCCAGGTCGAGGTTTTAAATGGATGCGGCGTTACAGGTATTGCGGAAAAATTAACTGATCATTTGAGAGCAAACAAAATTGATGTTGTCAATCTTGGTAATTACCGTTCGTTTGAAATTGAAAACAGTATCATAATAAGCAGGAACGAAAAAATTCTGAATGCTGAAAAAGTGGCAGCTATCGTAGGACTTGATAGAAGCAGAATTATTCAGCAGATAAATCCCGACTACTTACTCGATGTTACATTTATACTCGGAAGAGATTACAGAAATTTAATTCCAATAAAAAAGAGGTAG
- a CDS encoding aspartate 1-decarboxylase — protein MQREMLKSKIHRVTVTQAELYYEGSITVDKDLLQAANILPYEKVQVLNFNNGTRLDTYTIEGSAGSGTICLNGPAARFGAVGDEIIIVSYVHLPEENIKNHKPKVVLVDKNNKISKIL, from the coding sequence ATGCAAAGAGAAATGTTAAAGTCTAAAATACACCGGGTTACTGTTACTCAAGCTGAACTGTACTATGAAGGAAGCATCACGGTGGATAAGGACTTGCTGCAAGCTGCGAATATTCTTCCGTACGAAAAAGTTCAGGTTTTAAATTTTAACAATGGAACACGACTCGACACTTATACAATTGAAGGATCTGCTGGCAGCGGGACAATTTGTTTGAATGGTCCGGCGGCAAGATTTGGTGCTGTAGGAGATGAAATAATTATTGTCAGTTACGTCCATTTACCAGAAGAGAATATAAAAAACCATAAACCAAAGGTTGTCCTGGTGGATAAGAATAATAAAATCTCAAAGATTTTATAA
- a CDS encoding aminodeoxychorismate/anthranilate synthase component II encodes MRILVVDNYDSFTFNLVQLLGKYRNELLIVKNDDKIETVRVFNPDKILISPGPGRPENSGLTLEVIREFGNSIPILGVCLGMQAICYLFGAEIVNAENIYHGKTSAINHDNKTIFKNLPQKFEAMRYHSLVVKENTIPDEIEISATAATGEVMGVRHKIYSLEGIQFHPESILTPAGKKLIKNWLAL; translated from the coding sequence TTGAGAATACTAGTAGTTGACAACTATGACTCTTTTACATTTAATCTTGTTCAGTTACTTGGCAAATACAGGAATGAATTATTAATTGTTAAGAATGATGATAAGATTGAGACCGTCAGAGTTTTCAACCCGGATAAAATTTTAATTTCTCCTGGTCCAGGAAGACCAGAAAATTCAGGATTAACTCTTGAAGTTATCAGAGAATTTGGAAATTCAATCCCGATATTGGGAGTATGTTTGGGAATGCAGGCAATCTGCTATTTGTTCGGAGCTGAAATTGTCAATGCTGAAAATATATATCACGGAAAAACTTCAGCTATAAACCATGATAATAAAACTATTTTCAAAAACCTGCCTCAGAAATTTGAAGCAATGCGGTATCATTCATTAGTTGTAAAAGAAAATACAATTCCAGATGAAATTGAAATCTCAGCAACAGCTGCGACGGGTGAAGTTATGGGAGTTCGTCATAAAATTTATTCTCTTGAAGGAATTCAATTTCATCCTGAATCAATACTCACACCTGCTGGTAAAAAGCTGATAAAAAACTGGCTGGCTCTGTAA
- a CDS encoding RidA family protein: protein MFEEKIKQIGITIPEPVKPLAAYIPAMQIGNLVMTSGQVPISSGAVKYQGKVGRDLSEEEGKEAAKLCAINCLSAVKSVIGNLDKIKRVLKLTVFIASAEGFTAQPKVANGASELIGEIFGEAGKHVRSAVGVSELPLNSAVEIEMIVEVKS, encoded by the coding sequence ATGTTCGAAGAAAAAATTAAGCAAATTGGAATTACAATCCCCGAACCTGTAAAACCGTTAGCTGCATACATACCGGCGATGCAGATTGGAAATCTTGTTATGACATCAGGGCAAGTGCCAATTTCTTCCGGTGCTGTAAAATATCAGGGTAAAGTTGGAAGAGATTTGTCAGAGGAAGAAGGAAAAGAAGCAGCAAAACTTTGTGCGATAAATTGTCTGAGTGCTGTAAAGAGTGTAATCGGAAATCTTGATAAAATTAAAAGAGTATTGAAGTTGACCGTATTTATCGCAAGTGCAGAAGGATTTACTGCTCAGCCAAAAGTTGCAAATGGTGCGTCAGAACTTATCGGCGAAATTTTTGGTGAAGCAGGAAAACATGTTCGCAGTGCAGTTGGAGTCAGTGAACTCCCGTTAAATTCTGCTGTTGAGATTGAAATGATTGTTGAAGTGAAAAGTTAA
- the mazG gene encoding nucleoside triphosphate pyrophosphohydrolase produces the protein MTGDKFNEFVEIVKRLRKECPWDREQTNDSIKAATIEEAYEVVESIEKKNFEELKKELGDLLLHVVFHTIIASETNDFSIDDVIDSIREKLIRRHPHVFGEVKVSGADEVKKNWEEIKMDEGRDSVLEGVPEMLPALQRAHRLQEKAAKVGFDWEKKEDVWKKVIEEIEEMHEIEKIKNQNSDLKNDEKLYCKLEDEIGDVFFALVNYARFLDINPENALRRTNSKFIKRFNYIEQKIKDSGRKLSESNLKEMDFYWEESKKIV, from the coding sequence ATGACTGGTGACAAATTTAACGAATTCGTTGAGATAGTTAAAAGATTAAGGAAGGAATGTCCGTGGGATCGGGAACAAACAAATGATTCCATCAAAGCGGCTACTATCGAGGAAGCTTATGAAGTAGTTGAATCAATTGAAAAGAAAAATTTTGAAGAGCTAAAGAAAGAGCTTGGAGATCTGCTGCTTCATGTAGTCTTTCATACTATCATAGCTTCGGAAACAAATGACTTTAGTATTGATGATGTGATAGATTCGATCAGAGAAAAATTGATCAGACGACACCCACACGTTTTCGGTGAAGTAAAAGTTTCAGGCGCAGATGAGGTGAAGAAAAACTGGGAAGAAATCAAAATGGATGAAGGAAGAGATTCAGTATTGGAAGGCGTACCTGAAATGCTTCCAGCATTACAAAGGGCTCATCGACTTCAGGAAAAAGCTGCAAAAGTAGGTTTTGACTGGGAGAAAAAAGAAGACGTATGGAAAAAAGTAATCGAAGAAATTGAAGAGATGCATGAGATTGAAAAAATTAAAAATCAAAACTCGGATCTCAAAAACGATGAAAAGCTATATTGTAAATTAGAAGATGAAATCGGAGATGTGTTTTTTGCTCTTGTTAATTATGCAAGATTTTTAGATATCAATCCTGAAAATGCACTGAGGAGGACTAATTCAAAATTCATTAAAAGATTTAATTACATCGAACAAAAGATAAAAGATTCAGGTAGAAAATTGTCTGAATCAAATTTAAAAGAGATGGATTTTTACTGGGAGGAAAGTAAAAAAATAGTTTAG
- a CDS encoding PhoH family protein, with product MTAVEKKIIIENVNMLDLLGFNDSNLRILEDRFNTSITVRGDNVILKGVIEEVELIEKVLKEMAYVLNTSGRLGTSDVNTILELTTEGKEVVDEEELDTIVLYTKKDVIKARTSGQINYINLARKNDICFAIGPAGTGKTYLAVAIAVSALKRGLVKKLILARPAVEAGESLGFLPGDFREKIDPYLRPLYDALDDMIPSEKLKNYIEKRVIEIVPLAYMRGRTLNNAYVILDEAQNSTTMQMKMFLTRLGGNSKSIITGDITQIDLPAKQVSGLVQAKEILSNVEGVAFVYFDKSDVVRHKLVKDIIDAYEKFSNNKNGNL from the coding sequence ATGACTGCTGTAGAAAAGAAAATTATTATCGAAAATGTCAATATGCTTGATCTTCTCGGGTTCAATGATTCCAACCTAAGAATACTTGAAGACAGGTTTAACACTTCAATAACCGTCAGAGGAGATAATGTAATTCTTAAAGGAGTAATTGAAGAAGTTGAATTGATTGAAAAGGTGCTGAAGGAAATGGCCTATGTTCTCAACACAAGTGGAAGATTAGGTACAAGTGATGTGAACACTATTCTTGAATTGACTACAGAAGGCAAAGAAGTAGTTGATGAAGAAGAACTGGATACAATAGTTCTTTATACAAAAAAGGATGTCATTAAAGCCAGAACATCCGGTCAGATCAACTATATAAACCTTGCAAGAAAAAATGACATTTGCTTTGCGATTGGTCCGGCAGGAACAGGAAAAACTTACCTTGCTGTTGCAATTGCTGTCTCAGCATTGAAGCGCGGGTTAGTCAAAAAATTAATTTTAGCAAGACCAGCAGTGGAAGCAGGCGAAAGTCTTGGATTCCTTCCGGGTGATTTCCGCGAGAAAATAGATCCATATCTTCGGCCTCTTTATGATGCACTTGATGATATGATACCATCAGAAAAATTGAAAAACTATATTGAGAAAAGAGTTATTGAAATTGTTCCGCTTGCATATATGCGTGGACGAACGTTGAATAATGCTTATGTTATTCTTGATGAAGCTCAGAACTCAACAACAATGCAGATGAAAATGTTTCTAACAAGGCTTGGCGGCAACTCCAAATCAATAATAACGGGGGACATTACCCAGATAGATCTTCCGGCAAAACAAGTCAGCGGATTGGTCCAGGCAAAAGAAATTTTATCCAATGTGGAAGGTGTTGCTTTTGTTTATTTTGATAAGAGTGATGTTGTGAGACATAAGCTTGTGAAGGATATTATCGATGCTTATGAGAAGTTCAGTAATAATAAAAACGGCAATCTCTAA